The Gossypium hirsutum isolate 1008001.06 chromosome D03, Gossypium_hirsutum_v2.1, whole genome shotgun sequence genomic interval GCCCTTGCCTAACACCATTGTCATCAACACAGGTGATCAGATTGAGGTCCTCAGCAATGGCCGCTACAAGAGTGCTTGGCACCGAGTCCTGAGCCCCGTCCATGGGATCAGGAGATCCATTGCTTCATTTTACAATCCAAGTCTGAAAGCCACCATTGCTCCTGCACCACAGTTGGTGGAAAAAACAAACCAACAAGTGGAACAAACTTATCCCAAGTTTGTTTTTGGGGATTATATGTCTGTTTATGTTCAGCAGAAGTTCCTTCCCAAGGAACCAAGGTTCCAAGCTGTAAGGGCAGTGTAATACCAAGAAGAAGCTCAAAACCATGAATGATGTTTTTGACTGAAAGAGTAGAGCCCTTTCTTTCCTGGAAaataaaattgcagggaaggatATGAAGAGCTCAAGTCAGTATACAAAGTTACTAGggtgtttgtttgtttgtttgttgtgttttttacttttttttcttttccttttttggttGGAGTTTGTGGTGATGAACATGATGAGATGCTCGATCAAATTGCTAAAGTTGGGTGTGTAAATTTGaatcacatatatattttattatgaattttctACTCTTTTATTTTACGAAACAGCTGAGCTTTTGACTtcttaaaagtatatttttatattatacatcAGCAGTGCTTGTCGTCCATTTTTATTCCGATTTTCTTCTGTTtccctttattttaatatttaacattacTTCAGTGAGAACAGGTGCCTCCCTAGAACATGCTCCACATGCATCTCCATACACAatatagaaaaagaagaaaaatctttctggttttttttatatagaaCTGGAGTGCATGTTCTGTTCCTATAGAAGAAAAGGAACAAAAACTTTTATCAATCTAATCTCAGATTTTCTGGTTACATTATAAAAATGGAAGACAAAAACACCGAAACATTATTAAATATATGGTGGATGCTTTTCACTGTTTTTTTCAGTCCATTGGCCAGAATATTGATCAGGCAGCAAGATGACATGAAATCCAAGTATATGCCTATAGTCCTTGTAAACTTAGGTGCCTTTATCTGTTTTTATCATTCATAAGTAGTAGAGATAGAAAGCCCTATCAAACATGCATCAATCTCAGTCACTAACAAAGTCATCATATCATATGTCATAAAGCGGAGCTCTGCGTGGACCTTGGGATTATTTTCAACATCAGGAGAACTTGCTCTATAACTTTATACATACTACTACCAGAAAGTAACAGAGAAATACAGGACAGGGGCGAAACTGtgcccctaaaatgaaaaattttctatttaggtcctttaaattttttaaaattttaaattaataaaggtaaaattacattttgacccccctaaaaatataaaaatttaatttaatcttttaaaaattataaagatataggctattaaaatggtgaaattatatttttactattgtaaaaattataatttaatttcgaccccctaaaaaaattttctagtttcGCCCTTAAGGATAACTTACAGCCTTGATACAGAACACTAACTGATTAGATTCTTTCACAAAATAAAATACTATGAGatctttctttattattattcaaaGCTGTTGTGAGTACCGTATCTGACAGTATTTGTACAATCTAAGGGTAAAAATTGACCAACACTACTTTTGTGGGGAAGCATATGTTGGTAATGAATAGCATTTCACTCTTTGTATAttaaactctttttttctttttcttttttttctttttctttttttttctctttccaaGTTATAATTTTATATCTGTACATCAATTTACATGAAGGTTCAACCTACCTTGAGAATGAAGCTGTGGGGGCCTTAGAGGGCTTTTTGATCCAATCTCTCATTCCAGTTAAGGCAGCGAATCAAGCTGTGGAACCAATCACCTGTTTGGTCAGATTTATTGACAGTTGGAAGGGGGTGCTGGCTCATAGATATTCTGACAGAGTGCCCTCGAGAGAGTTGTTGCCTTCTCTTCCCATCGAAAGAAACCCATGCGTTACTTCGAGCGTCATCAGGGATCTGTGAAACCAACAACAGCAATGTTCCAATGCTTTATGTAGTGTACATAAAAAAAGGTCACGTAGATAAGAAATTTCCTTCAGATTCCAATACAGTGATGTCATCTCGAAAAACTTATTCGttacaatttttttatgcttGGTTTAGTAACAAGTGACCTCAGCTTGTGCAAAAGAAACCCACAACTCTCCACCAAGCTACAAATTTTATGGCAAGATGGGAAGCAGTTTCAGAAATACAACCgcaaacctaaaccctaaactttaaacctGAAAAACTAAGATTAGCATATCAAAGAACATAAATTTATTCCTTCCCCATCGACATCTTTAGATGAGCAATGAACCATAATGCACAACAAAATTggtaatgattttttttctaatatataaCATGAGAAATAACATGTCCATCAAAGAAGTAGACTGTTAACCTCGTTTGaccaattaaagaaaaaaaacagtaTCCTAGTTTAAAGAAGAATTCCACCAGATTCTTATTAGATGAAGAAAAGTTCTACTACAATGAACTATGAATGGtcatatatgaataattttacCTTCAACTCAAGCTTTGCAGAATCTGGAAGTATGACTGGTCTAAATGAGAGGGAATGAGGGCAGATAGGCGTAAAAAGCATGCAAGGAACATTTGGATGAACCTGCATTAGCAATGGTATGTTGTTACTTGCAAAATAACCATGATTCAAAATGGTCTATATAGAATAAACCTCATATGTATCTCTGAAAACTTGAAAGGACAACCCACCATGGAACCTCCAGCAGCTGTAGAGTAAGCAGTACTTCCAGTAGGTGTAGCTACTATGACTCCATCACCTTGCACCTAAAGgcatattttaagttaaataaaagCATGGGAAAGCAACAAAAGATTTGAACACCTCTAGAGCTATATGAGAGAAGATATTTTAACAGTCACAACCTAGAATAAACTAAGACTTTGTCGGTAACAACAGGTGTGACAGCTAGAACTCACTTGTATCTGACAATGGAggctaaattttctttttcctttcttttcatagAAAATAATTAACTAACCTTTGTTATAAGTCGGTCATGCTCATAACATTCAACCTTAGAAAGGTATGGATTAGAACCACGGTCAACAACAACCTCATTTAGGACATCAAATACTTTTCCTGGAACTGCTTTACCATTTCGAAAAATCTCACATCGTAGGCGCATTCTAAGAGTTATATAAACACCATCTGCTGTATTGTTACCATGGATGACCTGTTTCAAGTCTTCCCTGTAGTCTTCAAACTATCTCAATCAAAAAAGGCGGAAAAAAGTTAAACAAATTGGAAATTGTAAGGACATCCAATATCCAAAACAAAGATCACATACTGAGTAACTTACCGTGTGGGAAGTGAGAAATCCAAGAGATCCAAGATTAAATGATACAACAGGTGGCACAGCACCTCTAAATAAATTTGATGCATGCAATATAACCCCATCTCCACCCAAGCACGCCACGAAATCAACCCTCTCATGCAGATCACTTCATAAGAGCATAAAACAAGTAGGATTCCAATCAGGTTTATTATCAACTCCGtgggaaaaaaaaatcataaagtaTACCTGGTATCTTGACTATAAAAGGTTTGAACAAATCCAAATCCAGGGATTCTAGCAAATATGTCATGGACATCAGGTTCAACAAGGACATTCATGTTCTCTTGATAATGCAAGAAAGAAGAAACCTGCACATCagacaaaatatatatatttagaattgcTAAGATCAAACAAGCGACTTTATATGCTATCAAATGCAGATAAAAAAGAGATGCATTTCCAGCTGGCAGTTCAAGAAACTATCATTGCAAGTTAGACTTGGAGGATGTTTCTTCATTGTGCTTTAGACTGGCTTCCTACCAGATGTTATCCCCACTTTACCTTCAACAAGTCACAAGTTCAAATCACCAGCTCTGTCCCTCCCCCACCCATACACACCTCTCCTTACTAATTCCAGCACTAAATACAGAAATCGTTTAAGAAGTTCCTGATAATTGGAGTAATCAATGCAGCAACAACAGCAACAGGACTTAAAATTGAACCAAATCAAATAAGACCCTAATAAGTGAAACATTTCAAGCATGTACACTTGAGGGCTATATATGTCTATACTCTGCATCATCAAAATGCACATAAACCATAACTGATGATCTCAGTGTGATTCAATTTCAGATTATACAACCATATACACAGACAGAAATGAAAACTTATTGGAATAGGAACATTCTGGTAAGTTATCAAAGTGCAGGGAAGCAATTATTGGCATTACAaacaatttaacaaataatagCTTCAAATGCTACCTCTTTGGCTTCTTGCATTAGTTCAGGCCCCAGCTTCTTTAACAGTAATACAGTCTTTGGTGTAGACTTCCACATAAGCATCTGTTGCTGGGTGCTAGGATGAGTGAATGCCAATGAGGATTCAGTCACCTTCTCCCTGGTACAAGAGAACCCATCCGTCCGCACTAAAAACATCTCGGCTTTCTTCCTTGACTGCACTCTTACGACACCAGTAGCAGAAGCACACATATTTCCCTCCATTGACCCCAATTCGTCATCACTTGAATATGAGGAGGCCTTACCATTGCTATTCTCACTCTTGCTAGACAAGGTAGATGTGCGCTTACTGAAATTACCATCTAAAGTAGCAACTTTGGTTTCAGTCATGGAATGTCCTTGAAGAGATCCATTCATATTTGGGCTACTAGAAGCATAACTAGAACCATTCATGTACTTCCCACTGCCAGCAGCGGTGATCTTATGCTCTTTAGATGGACTTTTATTACTGAATATTCCATCAGAATTTCTTGTCCCTCCAAGCGATGATTCAGTGTTAGCACGAACAACCTCATTTCCCCATGTTTCTGTAATAGAAGTCTCTCTTGGAACAGGTTCCAATCTTTTGAGCTGATGATTTAAATACGATGCAGGAGAAATCTTTTTACACCTCAGAAACCAAGACATCTCTTTTCTGGAGAAAACATTGCAAGGAGGAATCTGAGCGTTTAGAGGATCTGCAGTCTCATAGATGTTAATTACTGCTCCTTCTGCATCGACTGCTTCCCCAGGAGTCATAACTTGGCTGGAAACAAGGTCAATGTCAGTCCCACAAATTTTGTGATCTTCTTTATCATCTGAGGAGGCTTCTTTCTGATGTGCTCCATTCGAACTATGTATCACATTCGAAGTCTCTTGCAATAACTCATTTGTCTCTTGTAACTTGAGCTTTTCTTCAGTACTAGAAGATGCCTGATGATCTCTTGATCCATTTGCATCTTGTGATAATCTATCACTTGCTAACTGAGATGCAAAGCGAGTCATGTACTGCCGCCATCTAGAGACCATTGCAGAAGTTCTCCATACTCCTTCCTTACTATGGAGATAGATGGGCCTTTTGTTACAATCTGAAACTAAAGATGCAAACTTCTCAACCTGTTCCATTGAAGGTGCAGTTCCAACCTCCACTGGAAATCTTATAAATTCAACTTTCCCAGATGAAATAGCATCATTCATGGCAGCTTGATAAAAGTTATCCTTAATAGTCTCAGCTCTTAGATCAACAATGGTTTTAAATCCTCTGTCAACCAACCATGTCAGACCTTCCTCTGTCACTTGACCACCCATCCAAAAGGCTATCTGACAATCTTTAGACTCTATCTCTTCTTTGGAGGTGGACAAACAAACAGACAGCCAATTTGCAAACAATGTCTGGCATGGATGGTCATCCTTGCGAGGAAAACCTAAATCATAACAAGCATTTTTCAACCTTTGCAACCTCCTCCAGACATGCAGGCTTCGAGAATCGTCAGGTGTCAAATAATTCTCAAGAGCAACATGTAAGCTCTCACAACACCTCTTCATCTCACTCCTGAAAA includes:
- the LOC107903980 gene encoding NAD kinase 2, chloroplastic isoform X2; its protein translation is MVECLSACHVAIVGMSRLSPVAGYFSPFKIDGKSSKALGFGLKRKVVVRKRVKLVVKAELSKSFSLNLGLDSQIAQSYDVSQLRWIGPVPGDIAEVEAYCRIFRSAERLHAALMDTLCNPLTGECSVSYDFTPEEKPLVEDKIVSVLGCLLSLLNKGREDVLSGRASIMNTFRAADASVMEEDKLPPLALFRSEMKRCCESLHVALENYLTPDDSRSLHVWRRLQRLKNACYDLGFPRKDDHPCQTLFANWLSVCLSTSKEEIESKDCQIAFWMGGQVTEEGLTWLVDRGFKTIVDLRAETIKDNFYQAAMNDAISSGKVEFIRFPVEVGTAPSMEQVEKFASLVSDCNKRPIYLHSKEGVWRTSAMVSRWRQYMTRFASQLASDRLSQDANGSRDHQASSSTEEKLKLQETNELLQETSNVIHSSNGAHQKEASSDDKEDHKICGTDIDLVSSQVMTPGEAVDAEGAVINIYETADPLNAQIPPCNVFSRKEMSWFLRCKKISPASYLNHQLKRLEPVPRETSITETWGNEVVRANTESSLGGTRNSDGIFSNKSPSKEHKITAAGSGKYMNGSSYASSSPNMNGSLQGHSMTETKVATLDGNFSKRTSTLSSKSENSNGKASSYSSDDELGSMEGNMCASATGVVRVQSRKKAEMFLVRTDGFSCTREKVTESSLAFTHPSTQQQMLMWKSTPKTVLLLKKLGPELMQEAKEVSSFLHYQENMNVLVEPDVHDIFARIPGFGFVQTFYSQDTSDLHERVDFVACLGGDGVILHASNLFRGAVPPVVSFNLGSLGFLTSHTFEDYREDLKQVIHGNNTADGVYITLRMRLRCEIFRNGKAVPGKVFDVLNEVVVDRGSNPYLSKVECYEHDRLITKVQGDGVIVATPTGSTAYSTAAGGSMVHPNVPCMLFTPICPHSLSFRPVILPDSAKLELKIPDDARSNAWVSFDGKRRQQLSRGHSVRISMSQHPLPTVNKSDQTGDWFHSLIRCLNWNERLDQKAL
- the LOC107903980 gene encoding NAD kinase 2, chloroplastic isoform X1, coding for MVECLSACHVAIVGMSRLSPVAGYFSPFKIDGKSSKALGFGLKRKVVVRKRVKLVVKAELSKSFSLNLGLDSQKIAQSYDVSQLRWIGPVPGDIAEVEAYCRIFRSAERLHAALMDTLCNPLTGECSVSYDFTPEEKPLVEDKIVSVLGCLLSLLNKGREDVLSGRASIMNTFRAADASVMEEDKLPPLALFRSEMKRCCESLHVALENYLTPDDSRSLHVWRRLQRLKNACYDLGFPRKDDHPCQTLFANWLSVCLSTSKEEIESKDCQIAFWMGGQVTEEGLTWLVDRGFKTIVDLRAETIKDNFYQAAMNDAISSGKVEFIRFPVEVGTAPSMEQVEKFASLVSDCNKRPIYLHSKEGVWRTSAMVSRWRQYMTRFASQLASDRLSQDANGSRDHQASSSTEEKLKLQETNELLQETSNVIHSSNGAHQKEASSDDKEDHKICGTDIDLVSSQVMTPGEAVDAEGAVINIYETADPLNAQIPPCNVFSRKEMSWFLRCKKISPASYLNHQLKRLEPVPRETSITETWGNEVVRANTESSLGGTRNSDGIFSNKSPSKEHKITAAGSGKYMNGSSYASSSPNMNGSLQGHSMTETKVATLDGNFSKRTSTLSSKSENSNGKASSYSSDDELGSMEGNMCASATGVVRVQSRKKAEMFLVRTDGFSCTREKVTESSLAFTHPSTQQQMLMWKSTPKTVLLLKKLGPELMQEAKEVSSFLHYQENMNVLVEPDVHDIFARIPGFGFVQTFYSQDTSDLHERVDFVACLGGDGVILHASNLFRGAVPPVVSFNLGSLGFLTSHTFEDYREDLKQVIHGNNTADGVYITLRMRLRCEIFRNGKAVPGKVFDVLNEVVVDRGSNPYLSKVECYEHDRLITKVQGDGVIVATPTGSTAYSTAAGGSMVHPNVPCMLFTPICPHSLSFRPVILPDSAKLELKIPDDARSNAWVSFDGKRRQQLSRGHSVRISMSQHPLPTVNKSDQTGDWFHSLIRCLNWNERLDQKAL